The Paenibacillus pabuli DNA segment CAGCTTGAATTCCATCCCAGCATGGGATTCGTACGCGCAAAGCGTGTACTGCGCGGAGAACCTGATCCAATGCTGGAAGCGGGAGCCGTACGTGAAGGAGATACCATCATTGATTGTACAGCCGGATTGGGTACGGACGCACTGGTATTCTCCGTTGCAGCAGGTAAGCGAGGACAGGTTATTGCATGCGAAAGCTCACTGCAGCTCTATACGCTGTTGGTTGAAGGGATGTCATATTACGAGAGTAATCAGCCTGAAGTGGATGAAGCCTTTCGCAGAATTGAATTAAGGCATGCCAATCATCTGGACCTTCTTCGTTCTATGCCCGATCGAAGCTGCGATACGGTCTATTTTGATCCGATGTTCCGTGAGCCAATGATGGATTCAAGTGCAATTCAGCCCTTGCGGGATTATGCAAACTCCCATGCACTGGATATTCAAAGCATCATGGAGGCCAAACGGGTAGCCCGGAAGCGGGTTGTGATGAAAGAAAAGCGCGGCAGCGCGGAGTTTACGAGGCTCGGATTCGAGGTGCTGGATCGCGCCAATGCAAAAACACTGTACGGAGTGATAAATGTTGAAAGCGGAAGTTAAACCGAAACTGCTTGTATTGGTCGGACCGACAGCAGTAGGCAAAACAAGAATGAGTATCGAGCTCGCACAAGCGTTCAACTGCGAGATTATTTCAGGAGATTCGATGCAGGTCTATCGTGAGATGGACATCGGAACGGCCAAAATCACCCGTGAAGAGATGAAGGGCGTACCGCACCATCTCATTGATATCCATGAACCGGAATATCCATATTCAGTGGCGGAATTTCAGGAGAGCTGTACCCGTCTGATCCGTGAAATACAGGACCGCGGTAAGCTGCCCTTTATTGTTGGCGGAACCGGTCTGTATGTAGAGTCGGTTTGTTACGGATTTCAATTCTCGGAGAGCGGGTCGGATGAGGCTTTTCGGGAAGAACAGTTCCGCTATGCGGAGTTACATGGTGCTCAGGCACTGCATGACAAGCTGAGAGAAATAGATCCAATTAGTGCGGACCGGCTGCATGTGAACGACCAGCGGCGAATTGTTCGGGCTCTTGAGATTTACCACCTGACAGGGGAGAAGTTATCTGAACAGCTGGCGTCACAGAAGAAAGAATCCCCTTACGATCTGAGTATTATAGGTTTAACAATGGATCGTCAGAAGCTCTACGCGAGGGTTGAAGAGCGAATTGACCTGATGATTGAGCAAGGTTTGGTAGAAGAGGTGAGGTCACTGCTGGAACGCGGTGTTGCAAGAGGACATATTTCCATGCAGGGGTTGGGTTACAAGGAAATAGCGGCATATCTTCAAGGCGAAGTGAGCTGGGATGCTGCGGTGGAATTGCTGAAAAGGGATACTCGCCGCTTTGCCAAACGTCAACTCTCCTGGTTTCGACATATGAAGGACATTGAATGGGTGGATATGACAGATACAGAAGATTTCGCAGGAAACTACGAGCGGGTAAGTGCATTGATTAATCAAAAGTTTAACGGATTGCAGGGCGTGTGAATAGGTCCCGTTTGGGACGTTTGAACCTCTATCTCTTTATTGCTTAAAGGGTAGAGGTTTTTTATTTTGAGTGCAATAGATAGAAAATAAAGGAATAGAATCAATAAAATGATTGTAAAAAAATACCATGATTATTATGATGAAAACACATAACAACATAAGACAATGAACGATGTGTTCAAATGAGAAAGGAGGAATCATTATGGACTCAAGCATAAGTGACGGTACGAGTTTGTATCTCTTTTTGTCCGGATTATATGGAGTTGCCGTTGCCATTCTGGGTCTTATTGCCCTAATTTGGGTAATTATCGTTCTATCCAATACCAATACATACCTGAAAGTACTGATTCTCGATCGAAAAGAACGGCAGAAAATTCCGTTAACGAAGGCGTTGGCGAAACCTTTGAGAGACGAGGGGCGGCAAGGATAAAGCGCTCTAAAACGAAGATTTTGTCCCTCTTTTGCATTTTAGACAAGCGGTGTATAATGGATAAGTCTTCTAACTGCACGCCAGGCTGATTCCGAGATGCAAAATAGTAGACAAGGGGTTTTTGTGGATTATATGAAAGTGTTCATGATATAATAGCACGAAAGCTACTCAGCGATATTGAATACATCTTAAACACGAATTCAAATGAACCAATGGGGGTACGGCTAATGAACAAGTCCATCAACATCCAAGATACGTTCTTGAACCAACTGCGGAAAGAAAACATTCCTGCTACGGTCTATCTGACCAACGGCTTCCAAATCCGTGGAACGATCAAGGCATTTGACAATTTTACGATCGTCATTGACAGCGACGGACGCCAGCAAATGGTCTACAAGCACGCCATCTCCACGTTCACGCCGCAACGCAGCGTATCGCTGATGCAGCAGGATAACAGCGGCGAAGCTTAAAAAATTACGAAACCTTTTCTACAACCATTTCGTCTACAAGTATAGGAATTGAAGCAGAGCAACCTTAACAAGGGTTGTTCTTTTCATTCCGGGCAAAAAAGGTTTATGATAAGCCTTAGCCAAATACAGGCGAATAGAAATTACGCAACCGAAAGGGAGTCAGGAGGTAACATGCCAAACGATCCGTTGTCGAGGTCTAATAATCGCAACAATAATAACAAGTCAACCAAAAAAGCGAAAACAAAGACCTCTAAAAAGAAAAAAATTACGGGTAAACGCGTTGGGTGGACACTATTTTTCACTATGGCAATCGCCATCTTTTGTGCACTTGGCGGGTATCTGTTCATCATGGTAAGTGGTGAGCGGCTGCTTACAGCCAACATGGACAAAACAACAATTAATGAGACGTCGAAAGTATATGATCGCAATGGCCAATTAATGGGCGAGCTGTCCATTCAGAAACTGGAACCAGTTGATGAAGATGAGATTCCCGAGTTGGTGAAGGAAGCTTTTGTGGCCACAGAGGATAAACGTTTTTACGAGCACCAGGGTGTGGATATCTGGTCTATCGGACGTGCTGCGGTAAAAGACGTTATGGCCCGTTCCATGGTGGAGGGCGGCAGTACGCTAACCCAGCAGCTAGCGAAGAACATGTTCCTGTCCCGTGACAAAACATTCTTCCGGAAAGCAACGGAAGTATCCATTGCGATGGCTTTGGAGCGCAAGTACACAAAAGACGAGATTTTGACGATGTACCTGAATCGGATTTTCTTCGGTCACCAGCGTTATGGCATTAAGGCCGCGTCCGAGTTTTATTTCGGGGAAAAAGATTTGAATAAACTTGAGCTATGGGAAATTGCCACACTGGCAGCGATGCCTAAAGGGCCATCCGCCTATAACCCACTGAGCAATCCGAATGATTCCAAAGCACGCCGCGGCGTGGTGCTGCAGCTGATGTACGAACAAGGCTACATCACGAAGGAAGAAATGGATGAAGCGAAAGCAGTGGATTACGATTATACGCCACCGGAGAAAGAGCAAAAATATCAAGCCTTTATCGATTATGTTCTTCGTGAAGCGGAACGCGTAACAGGCAAAACAGAAGATGATCTGAATATCGGGGGATACAAGATTTATACAACCATGGATGCTCAGGCACAGACAGCCATGGAAAGTGCATTCTCGGATGACAGTTTATTTGAGGAAAGTAAAGATGACCAGAAGGTCCAGGGATCAATGGTCATCATGAACCATGAAAATGGTAGTCTGGTTGCCCTCCTGGGTGGTCGTGACTATCAAACGAAAGGGTACAGCCGGGTAACACAGAGCCGGAGACAGCCGGGATCAGCATTCAAGCCCATCGTATCGTATGCCCCTGCACTGGAGTCTGGCGACTATAACGCCAATTCGCCACTGAGCAATCAGAAGCAGTGCTTTGGCGATTATTGTCCAGGGAACTTGCACGGATACTCTTCAACAATCAGCATGACGGAAGCCATTACGAAGTCGGAGAACATTCCTGCCGTATGGCTGCTTGATAAAATAGGTGTAAATACAGGCGTGCAGTTTGCC contains these protein-coding regions:
- the miaA gene encoding tRNA (adenosine(37)-N6)-dimethylallyltransferase MiaA gives rise to the protein MKAEVKPKLLVLVGPTAVGKTRMSIELAQAFNCEIISGDSMQVYREMDIGTAKITREEMKGVPHHLIDIHEPEYPYSVAEFQESCTRLIREIQDRGKLPFIVGGTGLYVESVCYGFQFSESGSDEAFREEQFRYAELHGAQALHDKLREIDPISADRLHVNDQRRIVRALEIYHLTGEKLSEQLASQKKESPYDLSIIGLTMDRQKLYARVEERIDLMIEQGLVEEVRSLLERGVARGHISMQGLGYKEIAAYLQGEVSWDAAVELLKRDTRRFAKRQLSWFRHMKDIEWVDMTDTEDFAGNYERVSALINQKFNGLQGV
- a CDS encoding PBP1A family penicillin-binding protein yields the protein MPNDPLSRSNNRNNNNKSTKKAKTKTSKKKKITGKRVGWTLFFTMAIAIFCALGGYLFIMVSGERLLTANMDKTTINETSKVYDRNGQLMGELSIQKLEPVDEDEIPELVKEAFVATEDKRFYEHQGVDIWSIGRAAVKDVMARSMVEGGSTLTQQLAKNMFLSRDKTFFRKATEVSIAMALERKYTKDEILTMYLNRIFFGHQRYGIKAASEFYFGEKDLNKLELWEIATLAAMPKGPSAYNPLSNPNDSKARRGVVLQLMYEQGYITKEEMDEAKAVDYDYTPPEKEQKYQAFIDYVLREAERVTGKTEDDLNIGGYKIYTTMDAQAQTAMESAFSDDSLFEESKDDQKVQGSMVIMNHENGSLVALLGGRDYQTKGYSRVTQSRRQPGSAFKPIVSYAPALESGDYNANSPLSNQKQCFGDYCPGNLHGYSSTISMTEAITKSENIPAVWLLDKIGVNTGVQFAKSVGIQLTDEDKNLAIALGGLSKGTNTLEMAQAYSAFANLGEYQEAYSIKEIKDSSDKSVYKHDKSDTTRVMSEQNAYALTQMLQNVVNDGTGRSARLDRPVAGKTGTVQSGIAGNSANRDVWFVGYTPEWTAAVWMGYDNPDATHMLKNSSKLSAAFFAKVMTDALKGVPVKDFEAPKGAQAPPAEEIQPEQPQLSVSGLSGAYDPNSQTVSLNWTGTGDANTQYRIYRKETSEAQFTHLIDSVGSTSAQDLSALPGLTYEYYVTAFDAASGLETDPSNTISLMIEAQEIEPVEPEPGTDPGTDPGTEQPGIENPDTGSPDNGNTGENNGNNGNDGSNGNNGNGNGNNGNGNGNGNNGGQGQGNGQPGDGSTSPGTGTTEPGGNNDGSSDGSVTTPGEVVTPDTGTDSNTGENDGSVETQTGNDG
- a CDS encoding class I SAM-dependent methyltransferase, which encodes MYITTGDTEAPSLVERARKLAETTGGTYVPRNKKSLPRLMERYGVDEILVVLQGKARLYRKNAPQLEFHPSMGFVRAKRVLRGEPDPMLEAGAVREGDTIIDCTAGLGTDALVFSVAAGKRGQVIACESSLQLYTLLVEGMSYYESNQPEVDEAFRRIELRHANHLDLLRSMPDRSCDTVYFDPMFREPMMDSSAIQPLRDYANSHALDIQSIMEAKRVARKRVVMKEKRGSAEFTRLGFEVLDRANAKTLYGVINVESGS
- the hfq gene encoding RNA chaperone Hfq; amino-acid sequence: MNKSINIQDTFLNQLRKENIPATVYLTNGFQIRGTIKAFDNFTIVIDSDGRQQMVYKHAISTFTPQRSVSLMQQDNSGEA